The nucleotide window atgaattaaaatttattgataattaaaaaaatataaaaaagtgtttgttgaaaaaatttaatttcgattaaaaaattaaaaaaatccaattcACCTGCACATGCGGTGGCGTCTGTAGACAATATAACAAAGCATCGGCCACATCTTCCGGCTTTAATAGCGGTAAATTAGTTTTGTCTTCCGGTAGGAGATGCATTGGTAAAATATCTGTTAACACGCCGCCAGGACTGATACTCTGCAAATGGAAATAAACTCTTAAGATCCCAAAATCTCCCAACGCTTCTTTTATTAAACTCACCGTCACTTTAATCTTTGTATTGTATTTCAAGAATTCTTGCCTATAAACCTCCGTCATAGCGGTCACCGCATATTTCGAAGATGGATACATATTCCACGATAAACCCGGTATGCTTGCCACATTATGCCCGGCAATGCTGTTAATCAGGAAAACATGTCCATCCCCACCATGCGCGCGCATCGCACGAAACGCTTCGCGTGTACAATATGCCACGCCCAGCACATTTGTATCGATCGTATCGCGTAAATCGCTCGTGTTATCCTCACTCACCAAATCGCTGAAACGCAATATGCCCGCATTGTTCACCAGCACCGCCACCGATCCGAATTCCGACTCGATCTGCTTAAAGGCATCTATAATATCTTGCTCCTTGCGCACATCACATTGTATTGCGTGCAATCGTTGGCTGGCTTCCGGTTTCAGTGTTTCACGTAGCGTTTCAATGCGTTCCTTACGACGCGCCAGACCTACAACGATCATGCCATTATTGGCGAGATACTGCGCACAGGCGGCACCAATACCCGCACTAGCGCCGGTCACCACAGCAACGCGTCCCAACCAGCGTTCCATCTTCAATGCGGTTTACACGTGAAGAGTGTCGGCACTGTTATAATTTTGCGAATTG belongs to Zeugodacus cucurbitae isolate PBARC_wt_2022May chromosome 6, idZeuCucr1.2, whole genome shotgun sequence and includes:
- the Dhrs11_15 gene encoding farnesol dehydrogenase: MERWLGRVAVVTGASAGIGAACAQYLANNGMIVVGLARRKERIETLRETLKPEASQRLHAIQCDVRKEQDIIDAFKQIESEFGSVAVLVNNAGILRFSDLVSEDNTSDLRDTIDTNVLGVAYCTREAFRAMRAHGGDGHVFLINSIAGHNVASIPGLSWNMYPSSKYAVTAMTEVYRQEFLKYNTKIKVTSISPGGVLTDILPMHLLPEDKTNLPLLKPEDVADALLYCLQTPPHVQIHELTIKPMGE